A genome region from Pirellulales bacterium includes the following:
- a CDS encoding aldo/keto reductase, giving the protein MVDNDKLRYTKIALNNGSGAIPALGFGTLIPDPIATRTATKAALETGFRALDASERYRNEKEVGEAVQEVFKAGRIKREEVFVATKLWNNNHRPERVKPAFEASLKRLQVDYVDLYLIHTPFAFQPGDEQDPRDANGNVLYDKGVTLLDTWRALEGLVDGGKCKAIGLSDVSLEQAKEIFEAARIKPAVVHVESHPYLPEWDLLNYCKANGIVLQAFAALGHSSEPKLIENPVVTAIAKRVNKTPAQVLLAWAIQRGTALLTTATTPRWINENFDISTIPEDAMREINEGITSRVRFNAVVETGVPGFIPREK; this is encoded by the coding sequence ATGGTCGATAACGACAAACTTCGCTATACAAAGATCGCCCTCAACAATGGATCGGGCGCAATTCCCGCGCTCGGCTTTGGCACACTCATTCCCGACCCCATCGCAACCAGAACCGCGACCAAGGCGGCGCTGGAGACAGGATTTCGTGCGCTCGACGCGTCGGAACGTTACCGAAATGAAAAGGAGGTCGGCGAAGCGGTGCAGGAGGTATTCAAGGCCGGGAGGATCAAGCGGGAGGAAGTGTTCGTCGCCACGAAGCTCTGGAATAACAACCATCGCCCCGAGCGCGTCAAACCCGCCTTCGAGGCCAGCCTCAAGAGACTCCAAGTCGACTACGTTGATCTCTATCTCATCCACACTCCTTTTGCGTTTCAACCTGGAGACGAGCAAGACCCCAGGGATGCAAATGGCAATGTGCTCTATGACAAAGGGGTGACGCTCCTGGATACATGGAGGGCGTTGGAGGGCCTCGTGGACGGTGGCAAGTGCAAAGCCATCGGATTATCCGACGTCAGCCTGGAACAGGCGAAGGAGATTTTTGAAGCCGCGCGAATCAAGCCTGCGGTCGTTCACGTTGAGTCCCATCCATACCTCCCCGAATGGGACCTTTTGAACTATTGCAAAGCGAATGGCATCGTGCTGCAAGCATTCGCGGCGCTGGGACACAGTAGCGAGCCCAAGTTAATCGAAAATCCTGTCGTCACCGCAATTGCCAAGCGCGTCAACAAGACGCCAGCCCAGGTCTTGCTCGCCTGGGCGATCCAACGCGGGACGGCACTCCTGACCACGGCGACGACCCCTCGCTGGATCAACGAGAACTTTGACATCTCGACGATTCCAGAAGATGCCATGCGGGAGATTAACGAAGGAATCACGTCGCGGGTCAGGTTTAACGCCGTTGTGGAGACTGGCGTTCCCGGGTTCATTCCGAGAGAGAAGTGA
- a CDS encoding CoA-acylating methylmalonate-semialdehyde dehydrogenase gives MGTNAVPDRSTATSSRSASAPNLIGGAWIDGRGNASRDICNPADAAELLAPVREAAPEQVDEACAAAARALPGWRATPAPDRAHVLFKFRGLLEQNLSELAHSIVRENGKLLSEAHGSLRRGLDVVEFACGIPSQLMGQSLTGISRDVDCHTIREPVGVVVGIPPFNFPALIPLWMMSLAVACGNTFVLKPAEKAPLTGTRLIELFAEAGLPPGVVGVVQGSKEVSERLIANPHVQAISFVGTSAVAESVYRIAAAHGKRVQAHGGAKNHLIVLPDADLGRSLPALMGSCFGSAGQRCLAGSVLVAVGDRARQDAVVDAFIRSASELKLGDGLDDSATLCPVVNAKEEKRIRAAIERGVTEGARLRLDGRRQTVPHRPRGCFIGPTVLDDVTPEMFVGREEIFGPVVSVMRAADLDAAITLTNCSRYGNTVSLFTQSGAAARIFRERIQVGMLGINVGVPAPMAFFPFGGWKNSLYGDVDAQADAVAFYTRKKVITEHWFGA, from the coding sequence ATGGGCACCAATGCTGTCCCTGATCGGTCGACTGCAACATCTTCGCGATCGGCTTCCGCGCCGAATTTGATTGGCGGAGCCTGGATCGACGGTCGTGGGAACGCGAGCCGCGATATCTGCAATCCGGCCGACGCGGCCGAGCTGTTGGCGCCGGTGCGCGAAGCCGCGCCGGAGCAGGTGGACGAGGCCTGCGCTGCCGCCGCCCGTGCCTTACCTGGCTGGCGCGCTACGCCGGCGCCGGATCGGGCTCATGTCTTGTTCAAGTTCCGGGGCCTATTGGAACAGAACCTCTCTGAGTTGGCGCACAGCATCGTCCGCGAAAACGGCAAGTTGCTCAGCGAGGCACATGGTTCGCTACGGCGTGGGCTTGACGTCGTCGAATTTGCCTGCGGCATACCCTCTCAGTTGATGGGACAGTCGCTGACCGGCATTTCGCGCGACGTCGACTGCCATACGATCCGCGAACCTGTGGGTGTGGTGGTCGGCATTCCGCCATTTAATTTCCCGGCCTTGATTCCGCTGTGGATGATGTCGCTCGCCGTCGCCTGCGGGAACACGTTCGTCCTTAAGCCTGCCGAGAAGGCACCCCTCACGGGCACGCGACTGATCGAGCTGTTCGCTGAGGCCGGCTTGCCGCCGGGTGTCGTCGGCGTCGTGCAGGGCAGTAAGGAAGTAAGCGAACGGCTCATCGCCAACCCACATGTCCAGGCCATTTCCTTTGTCGGAACATCGGCGGTGGCGGAGTCGGTCTACCGCATCGCGGCAGCGCACGGCAAGCGCGTTCAGGCGCACGGCGGAGCGAAGAACCATCTGATCGTCCTGCCTGATGCTGACTTGGGGCGCAGCTTACCCGCCTTGATGGGATCGTGCTTCGGCTCTGCCGGACAGCGCTGTCTGGCCGGCAGTGTGCTGGTGGCGGTCGGCGATCGGGCGCGACAGGACGCTGTCGTCGATGCCTTCATTCGCTCGGCGAGTGAACTGAAATTGGGAGACGGCCTGGACGACTCCGCGACGCTCTGTCCCGTGGTGAACGCAAAGGAGGAAAAGCGGATTCGGGCTGCGATCGAGCGCGGGGTGACGGAAGGAGCGCGGCTTCGCCTCGACGGCCGTCGCCAAACAGTCCCCCATAGGCCGCGCGGCTGCTTCATCGGGCCGACGGTCTTAGACGATGTAACGCCGGAGATGTTCGTGGGGCGGGAGGAGATTTTTGGCCCGGTGGTGAGCGTGATGCGCGCCGCGGACCTGGACGCTGCGATTACGTTGACGAACTGCAGCCGATACGGCAATACGGTCTCACTGTTCACGCAATCCGGCGCAGCGGCGCGCATCTTCCGCGAGCGCATTCAGGTTGGGATGCTCGGCATCAATGTCGGCGTGCCGGCGCCGATGGCGTTCTTTCCGTTCGGCGGCTGGAAGAATTCGCTTTACGGTGATGTCGATGCGCAGGCTGACGCCGTCGCTTTCTACACACGAAAGAAAGTAATCACCGAACACTGGTTCGGCGCCTAG